One Alligator mississippiensis isolate rAllMis1 chromosome 12, rAllMis1, whole genome shotgun sequence DNA window includes the following coding sequences:
- the VGLL4 gene encoding transcription cofactor vestigial-like protein 4 isoform X4 — MIKVRNKTANGDYRKEHRERSRSPIERAAAPTMSLHANHMYASIPSLTMDQPLALTKNSMDATRTVGITPTLTSLERQQNRPSVITCASANNRNCNLSHCPIAHSGCGSAVPTSYRRPSSTTTACDPVVEEHFRRSLGKNYKEPEPVANSVSITGSVDDHFAKALGDTWLQIKAAKDGVSSSPESASRRGQSSPSSHMINHNHSPSVVS; from the exons AAACAAGACTGCTAATGGGGATTATCGGAAGGAGCACAGAGAAAGGAGTCGCAGCCCAATAGAACGGGCTGCTGCACCAACAATGAGCCTTCATGCCAATCACATGTATGCCTCAATCCCAAGCCTGACCATGGATCAACCTCTAGCACTGACCAAAAATAGCATGGATGCAACCCGAACAGTCGGCATCACGCCCACGCTGACTTCTCTGGAACGGCAGCAG AACCGTCCATCTGTAATCACATGTGCCTCTGCAAACAACCGTAACTGTAATCTCTCACACTGCCCCATTGCCCACAGTGGCTGTGGTTCAGCGGTGCCAACAAGTTATAGAAGACCATCTAGCA CTACCACTGCCTGTGATCCAGTGGTGGAAGAGCATTTCCGCAGAAGCCTTGGCAAGAATTACAAAGAGCCTGAGCCAGTGGCAAACTCTGTCTCCATCACAGGATCGGTTGATGACCACTTTGCCAAAGCACTTGGGGATACATGGCTTCAAATTAAAGCTGCAAAGGATGGAGTGTCTAGCAGTCCTGAGTCTGCTTCAAGGCGGGGCCAgtcttccccttcttcccacaTGATCAATCACAATCACTCACCCTCTGTAGTCTCATGA